In Festucalex cinctus isolate MCC-2025b chromosome 9, RoL_Fcin_1.0, whole genome shotgun sequence, the DNA window ATCAGCCACATTGTCCACACAATAAAGAGAAGGACAAAGAcacataatatttatttttgtgccagGGAGAGGAATTACTGCAAGTAAGTGTGATACATTTCTTCTCATTCTGGCTCATGTAAGCAAAGCAAACAAGAGACAGCTGTAATATGAAGGAGTTTGCGTGGGTTCGTTGTTAACTGTAGAAACAATCATGTCAAACGGAACCGCTTGCAATTAAGTTATAGctttaattattcattaataCTTCCCCTCTGAATTTCAATAATAGGCAGCTCTCTAACAAACCTCTAACCAAAAGGGCAAACGTTAGAGTAGGTTTCCTTTAGATTAGAAAATAATGAGATCAATACCTATTAATGACACTTTAATACttatttacgtttttttctttccttgtcATAGGTTTGTGACTTGTTTTTGtacagcttacctgttttctggggttggttgTGTGACGTCACGTATGTAATACGAGGCTTTAGGGTGTTTTGACGTCAAGTGTTGTGGACAGCAGAGGGCGGtataatttcaaaatggcagcccccatgagatggatgaaaacaggtggattaatctgcttaattcttattccacctacacaatattaatcagaaaacTGTGTTTAGACGAGTGGTGGCACATGGAACATATtccaaagaaaatgtttgacttgagTTCCGCTTTATTGTACACTAGTTTGCAGCTTAATTGGCTTATACTACATTTTCGAACTTGGTTGCACAACTGATTTTGTGGGGTGCAAGTGATGTGTTTCAAGTGGCTTGCTCATTGAGTGAGAATCAATGTATAAGATTTTGTTGTTCTTGTGAGTAAAATAATAAGTTATTAATTCACATTTCCCCCTTGAGTGGGGTATaagccacggaagaggcgggactgtttgtgcacatcagctttggttccggttcggtttgcgacgtgtgggctgcgtcccaATATTTGcccttccgactttgtgcccttcggttgcgcgttcgcaacccggaccggaatcaaagctcatgtgcaaaatcacggaagtcggaagtcccgcctcttccatggcatatacgCTGTTTCATTAATAGACATAACTCTAACAAAAGCTCCAACCAAAAGGGCAAAATCCTTCTGGTGGGCGTCGCTCTTGAATGTTTACTACTTGATTTGCTTATTATAAATACTCCTTGAAGTTGCTCTGCAGTGCAGTCCATCTTTATACAATGCCTTAAGCTCGTTGAACCAAAAACTGCAGTATTCACAGTCACGAAAAGGCTTAATGACTGGCGAGAACATCGAGAGGTCAACTCCGTGTCACACAGACTGGTCAGCAGTGGCCAGAGAATGAGCTCCAGAGTCGCAGGATCTCTTCATGCCTTCTTTGATGGACATCTGGCTGCTGGGGCTCGCAGCAAGGGAGGCTTCGGCTTCCATCTGAGCCTCTATCTGAGCTTCTGACACCTAAAGATGCAAGCGAAAACGGTAGTTGGTCACAGCACATTGTGAAGTCAAAGTCAATTTTACCTCTTCAAATTTCTTGGCTTTGTATTGGTCTGCTCCTTTTAGGAAGTTCAGTAGGATGAGGTCACAAAGAACCGTACCCTGCCATaaacagaaaatgaaatgaagatggtggcaaagttgtatggaaaatattaatgttcatGATTTGGAATCTTACAAGTCCAATGGAAGTGAAGGCAGCGACCAGGTTGATTAATGTTGGGATTGTGTTGAACTTTCCCGCCTAAAATAAGAAAGTAATGAATTCAAGGGATTCTGAATAGTGCACAAATAATCTTCTACAAAAcaacgataataataataataataataaagtataattctctttgttttaggTTTAGTTCAACAGTTAACTTCAACTAgaaatggcatttaaaaaaataaaaaataaataaatcttaaaaataatgttttattgccccattagtctaaatatggcattctgattaatactgcatttgtggaatatgagttaagcagcaaaatccacccattatcATCCATcacagagggcggccattttgccacttcctgtcaactgaaaataacatcacagttgctcaggacaggtaacaaccaatcacacgtGAGCTGCTcagtacaaaagaaaaaaaaaatccaaactacagCTCATATGTTGAAAAACTCATAAGTGGGGTCAATCCTATCACAAGGCACTACTGTATAATATTTATTCAAACAATATAATTTAagctttcattttcttaacgggACATTTGACgcattgagtcattttcagcagtaagaagttaatattttgtccagaattaatttgataactccattatttttcatgtacaattaatacctttacaatcaaatttttccatttgctgtcgactgaagatgacatcacctgtgctgaggaaataggtaattaCCAATCATGGatcacctgctttctgggtttggtcagccaATTGAGCCATTGACAAGTGGCAAAgctagtttttaaaggtattaattgttcatgaaaaataacgaagttatcgacaaaatatgatcttcttactgttgaaaatggctcaattagtcaagaatccctttaataaactaaaataaacagtaaaataattaaaacacatactgtaaatacaaataatgcatTTCCCTTGTGTTTATATCTACTTTAAacgtttttaaatgcaaatatatTTGCATACAGTCCTACTTCAGCAATGTAGATCAAATGTGCGTAAAACAAGAAAGGCCACCCTTCAAACTCACTTTGCCGGTCACCATGACATCAAAGCGGATGGCAAAAGCTTTGTGCAGTGTCCGATATTCAGTACCATTCTGCATCTTAAAATATTTGGCAAACCTACGTAAAGAGAAAGACAAGATGAGGCGGTGAGCGTGACGCGAGAGAACGAGCAAGTTGGCAAACAACCTGAAGTTGAACCCTTTGGAGACGGCGTTCTTGGCGAAAGGCGCATCGAGTCGGGTGAATGAGTACTTGGGTACACAATACTCAATGTCCAGGTCTAGATTACACTTCCATTCGATGTTTATTCCGACTTCGCCACCCTGGAAAAAAAGAGGTTGGTGATAAATATTGAGGATCTGTAAGTGCATTAACTGGAATCATGAAGTGGAGAATCTGAAGAAGACCTGTTTAGCCAGGCTGGCCACATTCTGTCCAGTGTACTTCAGTATGTCGCCCACAGCAAAGATTGGGCAGAAGGGGTTGGTGTCAGGGTTGTATTTACACCTCTTTATGTCATCAGATGTCATGTTGGATGGAAAATTTCCTCTGGGGGACAAATATTCCAATCGGTTATGATGCGACAAATCCATAACATGCGCGACCTACCTGGTGATGTTGAAAAGAGGGAAGCGGATGCTGTTCTTGATGAAGATTGTGAAGTTTTCCACGTCCACCATCGGCTCACTGCGGGAGCACGCAGACAGAAGTGAGATGAGGACGGCGTGGAACATCATGTTCGACGATTTGAGCGACGTGTCTCACATCTCGATGCTGTCGTTCTCGACCGGACACCAGCCCGCCACCTCACACTGACCTTTGGACTTGTTGTCGCCGTGAAGACAAACACCAGTAATCTTCCCTGGTGCATCAGAGGGTGTGAGAACTGCTTTTGTTTTAGTCTTAATTCTTGATCTTAACGGGGGAGTTTGCAATTTTGCAAAAAATCACTTCATATTTGTATCAGTCCGACATGACAGTATCctatggaaaataaataatctcTCTCTGGTGCCATCTTGGACCGCTAAGAAGACTTTTAAGAAACCA includes these proteins:
- the p2rx3a gene encoding P2X purinoceptor 3a, with translation MAPQAQLLEIIIDGDEKRVLVSSLSTMVWGWVTDFFTYETTKSVVVKSWSVGIINRIVQVLIIAYFVGWVFIHEKAYQVSDTGIESSVMTKVKGFGYHQNRLMDVADYVFPQQGAAVFCIMTKLIITENQFQGKCREHGKRYSCDTDDNCERHLGSILTNGKITGVCLHGDNKSKGQCEVAGWCPVENDSIEIEPMVDVENFTIFIKNSIRFPLFNITRGNFPSNMTSDDIKRCKYNPDTNPFCPIFAVGDILKYTGQNVASLAKQGGEVGINIEWKCNLDLDIEYCVPKYSFTRLDAPFAKNAVSKGFNFRFAKYFKMQNGTEYRTLHKAFAIRFDVMVTGKAGKFNTIPTLINLVAAFTSIGLGTVLCDLILLNFLKGADQYKAKKFEEVSEAQIEAQMEAEASLAASPSSQMSIKEGMKRSCDSGAHSLATADQSV